From one Pirellulales bacterium genomic stretch:
- a CDS encoding CPBP family intramembrane metalloprotease, which produces MTAHAETLPRVNAGAQIAALAFAMLFPTLGTWLYFVALAGHESMRAGYTVAKLVQFFFPAIWVLLVLGQRPRWASPRKRDLLAGAAFGGVVCAGMLALYFGVFAGGDYAAQFREALRAKLADFGTTTPFTFFALAAFYSLIHSLLEEYYWRWFVFGQLRGVVSLGWAVALSSLAFMAHHVLVVSIYVDDWTVRALLSAAVAIGGAVWAVMYHRSGSLYGPWAGHLLIDAGIMAVGGHLAFGAA; this is translated from the coding sequence ATGACTGCTCATGCCGAAACCCTGCCGCGCGTGAATGCGGGTGCACAAATCGCGGCGCTCGCCTTCGCGATGTTGTTCCCCACGCTGGGCACTTGGCTGTACTTCGTCGCACTCGCCGGTCACGAGTCGATGCGCGCCGGCTACACGGTGGCGAAGCTCGTGCAATTCTTCTTTCCCGCGATCTGGGTGCTGCTGGTCCTGGGCCAGAGACCGCGTTGGGCGTCGCCGCGCAAGCGCGACCTGCTCGCAGGCGCCGCGTTTGGCGGGGTAGTTTGTGCCGGCATGCTCGCGCTGTACTTCGGCGTGTTCGCCGGCGGCGACTATGCCGCGCAGTTTCGCGAAGCGCTCCGCGCCAAGCTCGCCGACTTTGGTACGACGACCCCGTTCACCTTTTTTGCGCTGGCGGCGTTCTACAGCCTGATTCATTCACTGCTCGAAGAATACTATTGGCGGTGGTTCGTGTTTGGTCAGTTGCGCGGCGTCGTTTCGCTGGGTTGGGCCGTGGCGCTTTCGAGCCTGGCCTTTATGGCGCACCATGTGCTGGTCGTGTCGATCTATGTCGACGATTGGACGGTACGGGCTTTGCTTTCCGCTGCCGTCGCCATCGGCGGAGCGGTCTGGGCCGTGATGTACCACCGCAGCGGATCGCTCTACGGACCGTGGGCCGGGCACCTGTTGATCGACGCGGGGATCATGGCCGTGGGCGGCCACCTCGCGTTTGGCGCCGCGTGA
- the tsaB gene encoding tRNA (adenosine(37)-N6)-threonylcarbamoyltransferase complex dimerization subunit type 1 TsaB — MPLRLLALETLGQNGSLALAQDEQIVLELALAPQKRSAQSLAPGIRDALAQAGWSARELDVVAVITGPGSFTGTRVGVVTAKTLAYALAAKCIGVGSLETIAAQAPESIDDLHVGIDAQRGQVYAARYLRDTAGAWQVVEPVAIVDRSRWLANCHSGSAVSGPALESSGTLVAPGVTVVPRDCWRPRAATVARLAWQRAARGEFDDVLRLVPNYVRRSAAEEQLDLRRSG, encoded by the coding sequence ATGCCCTTAAGACTGCTCGCCCTGGAAACGCTGGGTCAGAATGGCTCGCTGGCCCTGGCACAGGACGAGCAGATCGTCCTTGAACTGGCGCTCGCCCCCCAAAAGCGGAGCGCTCAATCGTTGGCGCCGGGCATACGCGATGCGCTCGCTCAGGCCGGCTGGTCCGCGCGCGAGTTGGATGTTGTCGCCGTGATCACGGGGCCCGGCTCGTTCACCGGAACGCGCGTCGGCGTCGTCACTGCCAAGACACTGGCCTACGCGCTGGCGGCAAAGTGCATCGGCGTCGGCAGCCTGGAGACGATTGCCGCGCAGGCCCCCGAGTCGATCGACGACCTGCACGTCGGCATCGATGCGCAGCGTGGGCAGGTGTACGCCGCGCGCTACTTGCGCGACACGGCCGGCGCCTGGCAAGTCGTCGAGCCGGTCGCCATTGTCGATCGTTCGCGGTGGCTGGCAAACTGCCATTCGGGCAGTGCGGTTTCGGGCCCTGCGCTGGAATCCTCGGGCACTCTGGTAGCGCCGGGCGTCACCGTCGTGCCGCGCGACTGCTGGCGGCCGCGCGCGGCAACCGTGGCACGGCTCGCGTGGCAACGCGCCGCGCGCGGCGAATTCGACGACGTCCTGCGGCTGGTGCCGAACTACGTGCGGCGCAGCGCCGCCGAAGAGCAGCTCGATCTGCGTCGATCGGGCTGA
- a CDS encoding metallophosphatase family protein yields MRRALISDIHSNLEALRAVLDDINQQGITEVYCLGDIVGYGPNPRECIDLVMDCQVCLLGNHDQGALFDPEGFNSGAERAIFWTRQQLEDGQGDPDKTALRWEFLGELPRSRREDGLLFVHGSARNPLSEYVFPEDVFNKRKIEKIFSLVERYCFQGHTHVPGVFTQGLQFFPPEEIGYQYRLGNEKAMINVGSVGQPRDGDNRACYVVLEGDLLTYRRVDYDFSRTIQKIYDTPELDNFLGDRLRTGR; encoded by the coding sequence GTGCGGCGTGCACTCATCAGCGACATACACAGCAACCTCGAGGCCCTGCGCGCGGTCCTCGACGATATCAACCAGCAAGGTATCACCGAGGTCTACTGTCTCGGCGACATCGTCGGCTATGGACCCAATCCGCGCGAATGCATCGATCTGGTGATGGATTGCCAGGTGTGCTTGCTGGGCAACCATGATCAGGGCGCGCTGTTCGACCCGGAAGGTTTCAACTCCGGGGCCGAGCGTGCGATTTTCTGGACCCGGCAGCAACTCGAAGACGGGCAGGGCGATCCGGACAAGACGGCCCTCCGGTGGGAATTCCTGGGCGAACTGCCGCGCAGCCGCCGCGAAGATGGGCTGCTCTTCGTCCACGGTTCGGCCCGCAATCCCTTGAGCGAATACGTCTTTCCCGAGGACGTCTTCAATAAGCGCAAAATCGAGAAGATTTTTTCGCTCGTGGAGCGGTATTGCTTCCAGGGACATACGCATGTCCCGGGGGTGTTTACCCAGGGTTTGCAATTCTTCCCGCCCGAGGAGATCGGGTACCAGTATCGCCTGGGCAATGAAAAGGCGATGATCAACGTAGGTTCGGTCGGTCAGCCGCGCGACGGCGACAACCGTGCATGCTACGTCGTCCTCGAGGGCGACCTGCTCACGTACCGTCGCGTGGATTACGACTTCAGCCGGACGATCCAAAAGATTTACGATACGCCCGAGTTGGACAACTTCCTGGGCGACCGCCTCCGCACCGGGCGTTGA
- a CDS encoding YidC/Oxa1 family insertase periplasmic-domain containing protein: MIEAMDKDKRFLNFILLAMALVLLNSYIFNWLEGPKPKPEAAKQAEAKLDAAEKPAEGAAQGENAADATAPAAADAPPTGAAAPPATAPTEAPAKVEDAGAPSDQPPQPTRLLTLGSVGPDDKYGLLVTVSSTGAAVQRIEVAHDYFNTEIRSGYLGQLELQDTDGTGAQVRVVGTGTPAALAGVQAGDVITAIGATKVSGARGVEVALAETRPNQTVALTVRRGDAELQVSAKLTRYPMEVVKPEAGPADLLPYRSLELMLEQVDDRKRPVATAEAGTPPPIDVAELPDVQLRHVNWEVVASDPKHVAFRRALPALGVEIIKHFRLEQIGQGDGPAPGYDLTLEVELRNTGESAHKVAYSLDGPTGLPIEGAWYATKVGKPYAASKGIGDHFSAIGLRDVVVGLREGRFTKYGIVRTLDIANGNLDPPWSGTPLEFLGVDAQYFAAVLFPLRAGDAADWIQSSQPIRTGSLPVDPKKKNLTDVSVRVTSNPIELAAGGSAAHRYRLFAGPKQPSVLADYGIERLVYYGWYQAVSVVLVKVLHFFHDYVVFNSGLAIILLTVMVRSALFPLSRRQALNMQKMQTLQPEIKRLQERFKNQPEQLMKAQRELFARAKYNPFSGCLPMLIQIPIFLGLYRALAVNVELRDAPLISHAVYWASNLAAPDKLYDWSSWMPAMVQGFLGPYLNVLPIVTIGLFLWQQKMFMPPATDEQTRMQQQVMKYMMVFMGLMFFKVPSGLCLYFIASSTWGILERKLLPKVTPTASPAGTTTELPPARPVSENGSDGARRGKKKSKR; encoded by the coding sequence ATGATTGAAGCCATGGATAAGGACAAGCGGTTTCTTAACTTCATTCTGCTGGCCATGGCGCTGGTGTTGCTGAACAGCTACATCTTCAACTGGCTCGAAGGGCCCAAACCGAAGCCCGAGGCGGCCAAGCAGGCAGAAGCCAAACTGGACGCCGCGGAAAAGCCAGCGGAGGGCGCCGCACAGGGCGAAAACGCAGCCGACGCCACTGCGCCAGCCGCTGCCGACGCGCCCCCGACGGGCGCAGCCGCTCCGCCGGCGACGGCCCCCACCGAAGCGCCGGCCAAGGTGGAAGATGCCGGAGCACCCTCGGACCAGCCACCGCAGCCGACTAGGCTGCTCACGCTGGGCTCGGTCGGCCCCGACGACAAATATGGGCTGCTCGTGACTGTCAGCAGCACCGGAGCCGCGGTCCAGCGGATCGAGGTCGCGCACGATTACTTCAACACGGAGATTCGCTCGGGCTACCTCGGCCAACTTGAATTGCAGGACACCGACGGTACGGGGGCCCAGGTCCGCGTCGTCGGAACGGGGACGCCGGCCGCACTGGCCGGCGTGCAAGCGGGCGATGTGATCACCGCGATCGGCGCGACCAAGGTTTCAGGGGCCCGGGGCGTCGAAGTCGCTTTGGCCGAGACGCGCCCCAACCAGACCGTCGCGCTGACCGTGCGCCGGGGCGACGCCGAGTTGCAGGTGAGCGCCAAGCTGACGCGTTATCCCATGGAAGTGGTCAAACCGGAGGCGGGCCCGGCCGACCTGTTGCCCTATCGATCGCTCGAGTTGATGCTCGAGCAAGTCGACGACCGGAAGCGGCCGGTCGCCACGGCCGAGGCCGGCACGCCGCCGCCGATTGACGTTGCCGAGTTGCCCGACGTGCAACTGCGGCACGTGAACTGGGAAGTCGTCGCGAGCGACCCCAAGCACGTGGCGTTTCGCCGAGCCCTGCCGGCTTTGGGTGTGGAGATCATCAAACATTTTCGCCTGGAACAGATCGGCCAGGGCGACGGGCCGGCACCGGGCTATGACCTGACGCTCGAAGTCGAATTGCGCAACACGGGCGAATCCGCGCACAAGGTTGCCTACTCGCTCGACGGCCCCACGGGCCTGCCGATCGAAGGGGCGTGGTATGCGACCAAGGTCGGCAAGCCGTACGCGGCTTCGAAAGGCATTGGCGACCATTTCTCGGCGATCGGGCTGCGCGACGTGGTCGTCGGTCTGCGTGAGGGTCGGTTCACCAAGTATGGCATCGTGCGCACGCTCGACATCGCCAACGGCAACCTCGATCCGCCGTGGTCGGGCACGCCGCTGGAATTCCTGGGAGTCGATGCGCAGTACTTCGCTGCAGTGCTTTTCCCGCTGCGCGCCGGCGATGCGGCCGACTGGATCCAGAGCTCGCAACCGATTCGCACCGGCTCGCTGCCGGTCGACCCGAAGAAGAAAAACCTGACCGACGTTTCGGTTCGCGTGACGAGTAATCCCATCGAACTGGCCGCAGGCGGGTCGGCGGCTCATCGCTACCGGCTGTTTGCCGGCCCCAAGCAGCCGAGCGTGCTGGCCGACTACGGCATCGAGCGGCTCGTCTATTACGGCTGGTACCAGGCCGTGTCGGTGGTGCTGGTCAAGGTGTTGCACTTCTTTCACGACTATGTCGTGTTCAATTCTGGTCTGGCGATCATCCTGCTGACGGTCATGGTCCGGTCGGCGCTGTTTCCGCTCAGCCGTCGCCAGGCGCTGAACATGCAAAAGATGCAGACGCTGCAGCCAGAAATCAAACGTCTGCAAGAGCGTTTCAAGAACCAGCCGGAACAGTTGATGAAGGCCCAACGCGAGTTGTTCGCCCGGGCCAAGTACAACCCGTTCTCCGGCTGCTTGCCGATGCTGATCCAGATCCCGATCTTCCTGGGTCTGTATCGTGCGCTGGCCGTCAACGTCGAACTGCGCGACGCACCGCTGATCTCACACGCCGTGTACTGGGCCTCGAATCTCGCGGCCCCGGACAAGCTCTACGACTGGAGCTCGTGGATGCCCGCCATGGTGCAGGGCTTCTTGGGCCCCTACCTGAACGTCTTGCCGATCGTCACCATTGGCCTGTTTCTGTGGCAGCAGAAGATGTTCATGCCGCCGGCGACTGACGAGCAGACGCGCATGCAACAGCAGGTGATGAAGTACATGATGGTCTTTATGGGCCTGATGTTCTTCAAGGTGCCCAGCGGACTGTGCCTGTACTTCATTGCGTCGAGCACTTGGGGCATCCTCGAACGCAAGCTGCTGCCCAAGGTGACTCCGACTGCCTCCCCGGCCGGCACCACGACGGAACTGCCGCCGGCACGGCCCGTCAGCGAAAACGGCAGCGACGGCGCGCGTCGCGGCAAGAAGAAGAGCAAGCGGTAA
- a CDS encoding 50S ribosome-binding GTPase, whose protein sequence is MAYQLGDTIAAIASAPGGAARAIVRLSGPAATSVCASLFSGSFEQCESSARVIASSLRVDGLGAEVPAMLYVWPNSRSATREPLVEVHLPGSPPVAQAVLQMLCRAGARPAAPGEFTLRAFLGGRIDLTQAEAVLGVIEAEDDAQLAAALAQLAGGLAAPLSEIRMGLLELLAELEAALDFADEAIEFIPRQQLIDRLAQCGSRLAALREQLAGRFDAVDWPRAVLTGMPNVGKSRLFNALAGRDAAIVADQAGTTRDYLTAQVVCGDNIVELIDTAGLETTEETVAATAQRHAEAQALQARVVLFCLDASRPLIPWEQEQLSRPDPRRLVVFTRCDLPRRGDRVPGAYVTSAVTGEGLAALKQAIAERLGAVQPRAAVATTAARCRSSLEAAIAALDRARDLAAGEGNEELIAAEIRVALAEVASMVGAVYTDDILDRIFSRFCIGK, encoded by the coding sequence ATGGCCTACCAGCTCGGCGATACGATTGCCGCGATCGCCAGCGCCCCCGGCGGCGCTGCACGGGCGATCGTGCGCTTGAGCGGGCCTGCAGCCACGTCGGTCTGCGCCAGCTTGTTTTCGGGCAGCTTCGAGCAGTGTGAATCGTCAGCCCGGGTCATTGCCAGCTCGCTGCGCGTCGACGGCCTCGGGGCCGAGGTGCCCGCGATGCTGTACGTCTGGCCGAATTCGCGCAGCGCCACGCGCGAGCCGCTCGTCGAAGTGCACCTGCCCGGTTCACCCCCTGTGGCGCAGGCCGTACTGCAAATGCTCTGTCGCGCCGGCGCTCGACCGGCAGCACCGGGTGAGTTCACTCTGCGCGCATTTCTTGGCGGCCGGATCGACCTCACGCAGGCCGAGGCCGTGCTGGGCGTGATTGAGGCCGAGGACGACGCGCAGCTCGCCGCGGCACTGGCCCAACTGGCCGGGGGCCTGGCTGCGCCTCTGAGCGAAATTCGCATGGGACTGCTCGAGCTGTTGGCGGAATTGGAAGCCGCACTCGACTTTGCCGACGAGGCCATAGAATTCATTCCCCGCCAGCAACTCATCGATCGCCTCGCGCAATGCGGCTCTCGGCTTGCCGCGCTGCGTGAGCAATTGGCCGGCCGGTTCGACGCGGTCGACTGGCCTCGCGCCGTTTTGACCGGCATGCCCAACGTCGGCAAGAGCCGGTTGTTCAATGCCCTCGCCGGTCGCGATGCGGCCATCGTCGCGGATCAGGCGGGGACGACTCGCGATTATCTCACCGCACAGGTCGTCTGCGGCGACAATATCGTCGAACTGATCGACACGGCCGGTCTCGAAACGACCGAGGAAACGGTCGCTGCGACCGCACAACGGCATGCCGAGGCACAGGCCCTGCAGGCCCGCGTCGTGCTGTTTTGCCTCGATGCTTCGCGGCCCCTGATCCCTTGGGAACAGGAACAACTCTCTCGGCCCGATCCTCGCAGGCTGGTGGTGTTCACGCGCTGCGATCTGCCGCGACGCGGCGATCGGGTGCCTGGCGCCTACGTCACCAGCGCGGTCACAGGCGAGGGCCTCGCCGCATTGAAACAGGCCATCGCCGAGCGGCTCGGCGCGGTGCAGCCACGAGCCGCGGTGGCGACGACCGCCGCGCGTTGCCGATCAAGTCTCGAAGCGGCGATCGCGGCGCTCGACCGGGCTCGCGATCTGGCCGCCGGCGAAGGGAACGAAGAGTTGATCGCCGCGGAGATCCGCGTTGCCCTGGCCGAGGTCGCCAGCATGGTCGGCGCCGTGTATACCGATGACATTCTCGACCGGATCTTCAGCCGGTTTTGTATCGGCAAGTAA
- the rbsK gene encoding ribokinase, with product MPGNRVMVVGSVNTDLVIRGRRLPRPGETILGGSFYQAAGGKGANQAVGAARAAVQPVTFLAAVGDDDFGSTALAGFRRENLDTAAIRVVAGAATGVALILVDEHGQNMISVASGANLALAPADVDALPATSFDACRVLLASLEVPLETVAAAIRRGRTAGLMVVVNPAPAALPIAEPELLHAIDVLTPNCGEAAALAGLPVPEGDDLAVARAAAERLHRRGARQVVVTLGRLGVLVYDGQALHLPAPEVRAIDATAAGDAFNGALAVALSEGAELVAAARWACRAAAISVTRAGAQPSLPTRIEIEAFSGT from the coding sequence ATGCCTGGCAATCGCGTGATGGTCGTCGGCTCGGTCAACACCGACCTGGTGATTCGTGGCCGGCGATTGCCGCGGCCGGGAGAGACGATTCTCGGCGGCTCCTTCTACCAGGCCGCCGGCGGCAAAGGCGCCAACCAGGCCGTGGGTGCGGCGCGCGCGGCGGTGCAACCGGTGACCTTTCTCGCCGCGGTGGGCGACGACGACTTCGGAAGCACGGCGCTGGCCGGGTTCCGCCGCGAGAACCTGGACACCGCGGCGATCCGCGTGGTCGCCGGCGCCGCGACGGGCGTCGCGCTGATTCTGGTCGACGAGCACGGGCAGAACATGATCTCGGTCGCGTCGGGAGCAAACCTGGCCCTCGCGCCGGCCGATGTCGACGCGCTGCCCGCAACGAGCTTCGACGCGTGCCGTGTCTTGCTGGCGTCGTTGGAGGTGCCCTTGGAAACTGTCGCGGCGGCGATTAGGCGTGGCCGCACTGCTGGGCTGATGGTGGTCGTGAACCCCGCGCCGGCGGCGCTGCCAATTGCCGAGCCGGAGTTGCTCCACGCGATCGACGTGCTGACCCCAAATTGCGGTGAGGCTGCGGCGCTGGCCGGATTGCCGGTGCCTGAAGGTGACGATCTGGCCGTCGCACGGGCGGCCGCCGAGCGACTGCACCGCCGCGGCGCCCGGCAGGTCGTCGTCACCCTCGGGCGATTGGGCGTGTTGGTCTACGACGGTCAGGCGTTGCATCTACCGGCGCCCGAGGTCAGGGCCATCGATGCCACCGCGGCCGGCGACGCGTTCAACGGCGCGCTGGCCGTGGCCTTGTCCGAGGGCGCAGAACTTGTTGCTGCGGCCCGTTGGGCCTGCCGCGCGGCGGCCATCTCCGTGACCCGGGCTGGTGCGCAGCCATCGCTGCCCACTCGGATCGAAATCGAAGCGTTTTCGGGCACGTAG
- a CDS encoding DUF1549 and DUF1553 domain-containing protein, with product MPRCRALSKWPAIMVAALLMDGAISRPARADALVILPGDFQLVGTAARQRLVVAHQIVVESSGQPSCTGEVTEGVELFSSDPAVVRIEGLDAVPVANGVASLTARHGDESATVSVTVSGCERPWQWSFRNHVQSALTKSGCSMGACHGAQHGKNGFKLSLRGYDAQHDFDTLVREARGRRIVPADPARSMLLTKPTGAIPHGGGLRFGVDSHDYRVLSEWIASGTPGPRDEDPRIARVEVSPSQSILKPGMRQQLLVTAHFSDGHSEDVTRWVKFTASDVGVAPVDEQGQVSIAGPGECTVSIWYLSLVTFATVTVPYEHSATPESLATATGRNFIDTRVLEKLAALRIPASPRATDEEFLRRAFIDTIGVLPTAQDTRDFLADTSPDKRDRLIDALLARPEFVDYWTYKWSDLLLVNSEKLPAPAMWAYSSWIRNQVAANTPWDKLVRELLTASGSTLENGATNFFVLHEDPTALSENICQAFLGMSIGCAKCHNHPLEKWTNDQYFAMANLLARVRTKNGPGEGNRIVFSDTSGDLVQPSTGKAQPPTPLDGTSLALDDRNDRREHLAAWLCSPENPYFTRAVVNRVWANFMKVGLVESVDDLRKTNPASNEPLLAALAQHLIDQHYDLRALMRAILQSETYQRSSASLPENAADQRYYSRYYPRRLMAEVLLDAFAQVLGAPSQFPGYPADWRAIQLPDSNVASYFLKTFGRPDRVITCECERTAEPSMVQALHMTNGDAINQKLRTAGNRIEQLLAAHTPDEQLIEEAFLAALARRPSDEERGRLLEIFAATPDAERRAAVEDLYWGLLSSKEFLFNH from the coding sequence ATGCCGAGATGTCGGGCGCTATCCAAGTGGCCAGCGATCATGGTCGCCGCGCTGCTGATGGACGGGGCGATCTCCAGACCGGCACGGGCCGATGCGCTGGTAATCCTGCCTGGAGACTTTCAACTGGTGGGCACGGCCGCGCGGCAGCGTTTGGTCGTCGCTCATCAAATCGTGGTCGAGAGTTCCGGCCAACCGTCGTGCACGGGCGAAGTCACCGAAGGGGTCGAGCTCTTTTCCAGCGACCCGGCCGTGGTGCGCATCGAAGGGCTCGACGCCGTGCCCGTGGCCAATGGCGTCGCCAGCCTGACTGCCAGGCACGGCGACGAATCGGCCACGGTCTCGGTGACGGTCAGCGGCTGCGAGCGCCCTTGGCAATGGAGCTTTCGCAATCACGTGCAGTCGGCACTGACCAAGTCCGGCTGCAGCATGGGTGCCTGTCACGGGGCCCAGCACGGCAAGAACGGCTTCAAGCTCAGCCTGCGCGGCTACGACGCCCAGCACGATTTCGACACCCTGGTGCGCGAGGCGCGGGGGCGGCGAATCGTTCCGGCCGACCCGGCGCGGAGCATGCTGCTGACCAAGCCGACCGGCGCCATTCCGCACGGCGGCGGGCTGCGGTTCGGCGTCGATTCGCATGATTACCGCGTGTTGAGCGAGTGGATCGCGTCGGGCACACCGGGCCCGCGCGACGAGGATCCGCGAATCGCGCGGGTCGAGGTCTCGCCTTCGCAGTCGATCCTGAAGCCCGGCATGCGACAGCAACTGCTCGTGACGGCCCATTTCAGCGATGGCCATTCGGAAGACGTGACCCGGTGGGTGAAGTTCACCGCCAGCGACGTCGGCGTCGCGCCGGTCGACGAGCAGGGCCAGGTCTCGATCGCCGGCCCGGGGGAATGCACCGTTTCGATCTGGTATCTGAGCCTGGTGACGTTCGCCACGGTCACGGTGCCCTATGAACACTCCGCGACGCCCGAGTCGCTGGCCACGGCCACGGGGCGCAACTTCATCGACACGCGGGTACTCGAAAAGCTCGCTGCCCTGCGGATTCCTGCGTCGCCGCGAGCCACGGACGAAGAGTTCCTCAGGCGGGCCTTCATCGACACGATCGGCGTGTTGCCGACGGCGCAAGACACGCGCGATTTCCTGGCCGATACGAGCCCGGACAAGCGCGATCGATTGATCGACGCGCTGTTGGCGCGGCCCGAGTTCGTCGATTACTGGACCTACAAGTGGTCGGACCTACTACTCGTCAATTCGGAGAAGCTGCCGGCGCCGGCGATGTGGGCCTACAGCAGTTGGATTCGCAACCAGGTGGCCGCCAACACGCCCTGGGACAAATTGGTCCGCGAGCTGCTGACGGCCAGCGGCAGCACGCTGGAAAACGGCGCCACCAACTTCTTCGTGCTCCACGAAGATCCCACGGCGCTGTCGGAGAACATCTGCCAGGCGTTCCTGGGTATGTCGATCGGCTGCGCCAAGTGCCATAACCATCCGCTGGAAAAATGGACCAACGATCAATATTTCGCGATGGCGAACCTGCTCGCCCGGGTGCGCACCAAGAACGGCCCCGGCGAGGGCAATCGCATCGTGTTCAGCGATACGTCGGGCGACCTGGTGCAGCCGAGCACCGGCAAGGCCCAGCCGCCGACGCCGCTCGACGGCACGTCGCTCGCGCTGGACGACCGGAACGATCGTCGCGAGCATCTGGCCGCTTGGCTGTGCTCGCCTGAGAATCCCTATTTCACCCGGGCCGTCGTCAACCGCGTGTGGGCCAATTTCATGAAAGTGGGCCTGGTCGAGTCGGTAGACGACCTGCGCAAGACCAATCCGGCGAGCAACGAGCCGCTGCTGGCGGCGCTCGCACAGCACCTGATCGACCAGCATTACGACCTGCGGGCCCTGATGCGCGCGATCCTGCAATCCGAGACCTATCAGCGGAGCAGCGCGAGCCTGCCGGAAAACGCGGCCGACCAGCGCTACTATTCGCGGTATTATCCGCGGCGGCTGATGGCCGAGGTGCTGCTCGACGCGTTTGCCCAGGTGTTGGGCGCGCCGTCGCAGTTTCCGGGCTACCCGGCGGATTGGCGCGCGATTCAGTTGCCCGACTCGAACGTGGCTTCGTACTTCCTCAAGACGTTCGGCCGACCGGACCGGGTGATCACGTGCGAATGCGAGCGCACGGCCGAGCCGAGCATGGTTCAGGCCCTGCACATGACCAATGGCGACGCGATCAATCAGAAGTTGCGCACCGCGGGCAATCGCATCGAACAACTCCTGGCGGCCCACACGCCGGACGAGCAACTGATCGAGGAAGCGTTTCTGGCCGCGCTCGCGCGGCGTCCCAGCGATGAGGAGCGGGGCCGACTGTTGGAGATCTTCGCGGCCACGCCCGACGCAGAGCGGCGCGCGGCGGTCGAAGACCTGTACTGGGGCCTGCTCAGCAGTAAAGAGTTCTTGTTCAACCACTAG